One Peromyscus eremicus chromosome 17, PerEre_H2_v1, whole genome shotgun sequence genomic window, CGCAGTAGTTGGCTCACTCTGTGCGTCCGGCTCCGCAGACAACCGCTACACCCTCAGCAAGGGCGATCTGTGCCACCAAGGTGCGCCCCGCACTAGGAAGCACCGTGGACTCCCCGCCCACCACCCTGGAGCGCAGCGCGCATTGGGGTTCCGGGAACAACCTGCCCGGCCTCGGCGAGGCGTCATCTGCGCACGTGCGCATGCGCCCAGCGCGTTGGCTCGAGGCGACCGCGCAGGCGCACTGGCGTCCGCCGGGCGCGCCACCGCCTGCCCGCCGCAGCCATGGCCGCACCCGCGCCGGGTCTCATCTCGGTCTTCTCCAGCCCGCAGGAGTTGGGCGCGTCGCTGGCGCAGCTGGTGGCGCAGCGGGCCGCGAGCTGCCTGGAAGGGAGCCGTGGCCGCTTCGCGCTCGGCCTGTCGGGCGGCAGCCTGGTCTCCATGCTGGCCCGAGACctgcccgccgccgccgctcccGCCGGGCCCGCCAGCTTGGCGCGCTGGACGCTCGGCTTCTGCGACGAGCGCCTCGTGCCCTTCGAGCACGCCGAGAGCACGTACGGCCTCTACCGGGTGAGCGCTGCGGGGGCGCGTCCAGCCGGCTACGGCGGCCGCCGCGGGCCACGCGGAGCCGGCCCCGTCCGCCGAGGAGACGCCCAGGAGCTGCTTCGACGCCTGCGCGCGGGCCACGGGCCGCCCTGGGTCTTGCTGAGTGTGCAGTGACGTCCACCAGGCCTGAAGGGCCTGCGCCGGCCAGCGCGCATCTTCCTGAGGGCCACGCCCCGGCCGTGAGGCCTTGAGGGTCGTGGCTGTTGGGCTCGGCCTGCCTCTGGCGTCCAGGGTGTGTTGGCCCTCAGTTTCCTCCCCTCAAACACAGCAGCCTGGGATCCGACGGCCAGCAGGCCCCTATAGGGTCCGGAGCGCcctgcttcacacacagggaaactgaggcatggaggaCTGAGCTCTGAGCACCCCTGGGTGTCTGCCGCTGCCCCCTTGGGGAGGCCGGCCCAGTGACATGGACCCTGAGGCAGGGACCACCACACTCGCTTCAAGGTGGGGAAACCGAGGCCAAAAGATTCAGGTCCCCCTGGCCCTCATCTAGGGACCTCAGTTTCGAAACTGCACCACTTTGAACGGGGTGCCTGCCCCCAAAACTGCACTGAACCGGGCTGTGGGTACTAGCACAAAGTTGGTATAGTGCTTGTACCTCGGTTGGTgattgtagctcagttggtagagtgttcgCCTAGAATAcacaggtcctgggttccattcgAGCATTctgtaaaccaggtgtggtggtgcacacctgtcctCATCACTGAGGAGCTGGAGGatggagggtcatgagttcaaggtcatcaccaGCTAGCTATCCAGTTTGGAGGCCAGTCTgtgccacctgagaccatgctgATGCTACCCACCTAAGAGAAATAAAGCAAGGATCGATAACTAGGCCCCTCCGAGGGGACACAGTTAAAAGCTGTCTTCGACCCAGGTGACCAGGGAAGCAGGATTTCGCCACCAGGTGGAGTCCGTTGAGGATTGGATGTTAGAGGTCCCGTAGGTGGTCTGACACCCGGGGCAGTAGGTGTCTTGGGGCCCAGGAGAGTCAATGCAAGCAGCAGGTCCAGCTCTGCCCTCCTGGCTCACACTTTCCTGCGGCCTTGTGCTGGAGCCTTGTGCGCAAATGTTCCCCAGGCAGGGTCCGCTGCATCGTGAGCGCTGACCGGCACAGCAGCCCCGCTATCCCCATTTACGTTTTGCCATTTGCTCCAAGCCTGTACCTGATCCACTGGGCAGGACATGGAGACACAGGCCAGCTGGCTGCCCAGGTCTCAAAGCAGATCAAAGGGCCTGGAATTCAACAAGTACCCTCTTCCCAGGGCCTACCAGGTGCCAGCTGCATGCTGCACACAGCCAGCCTGGGGCCCTAAGGTCCCAGGCAGATCTGGCTCTGGAAGAAGGCAGCCTGAGGAGTCAGGCCACGCAGCCGGCCCATCTGAGTGACACAGGGTTCCTGGCGTTAGGCAAGTTCCTGTTTGGACAGAACTGTGCCTGGCCTCTGATGCCACGGTCATATCACTCGCTGACTGTCCCTTCCCCTTCCACAGACGCACCTGCTCTCAAAGCTGCCCATCCCAGACAGCCAGGTCCTCACCATCGATCCTGCCCTGCCCGTGGAGGACGCTGCAGAGGATTATGCCAGGAAACTGAGCCAGGTGGGTCCCAGGACCGGTGGAGAAGCTGTAGAAGACTTGGGGACACAGGCTATCACTCTGAGGGGGTGGCCTGTTGCAGAGAGACTCTGGCTGGGGCCTCACATCTCAGGGACACTCATCTTCAGACCCAAGGTCACTGAAGGGGAAATCGAGCCTCTAGACTGGATCAGTCTGGTGTGGTAGCGTGTCTGtggccccagcacttgggagattgtGGCAGGAGGCCTGTCCAAGCTCAGGCCGGCCTGAGGGTGACACTTAGCCTCAAAAAATACTACAGACCTCATACCGTGCCGAAGCCGCCCAGTGCCGGGGTGGCCACTGTGTTGTGTAGAGAACAGGATGGGCACGCTCTTCTGCTGAGCAGCGGAAGGTGCTTGAAGCTAAGGCTGAGGAACCCAGACATGGAGACCTGGTTCCAGCCTCCTTCTGTGTGACCTCTGACCCACCATCCTCCCCATCAGGCCTTCCAAGGAGATGCTGTCCCCGTGTTTGACCTGCTGATCCTGGGAGTGGGCCCCGATGGCCACACCTGTTCGCTCTTCCCTGGTCATCCCCTCCTACAGGTGCGCATGGGGACCCATCTCTGCCTGTGTCCAtctcccagcccagccctgcccagccccGGGTCCCTTGGGCATGGTGACGAATGCCTGTCACCCAGCTCTTGGGAAGGGCCACGGAGAGCGAGTGAGGTTGAGGGCGTCTCGGTCACAGattaagaacctgtctcagaagCCCACAAGACAGTCAGAGGAAACCTGTAAATGTGGTGCTTGGTGGGCCTGGCAGGGGGGGTCCGTCCCATGCCacagataccacacacacaacGTGGCCTGTCCCACCTGGCCTTCTTCCAGGAGCAGGAGAAGATTGTGGCTCCCATCAGTGACTCCCCAAAGCCACCACCGCAGAGAGTGACCCTGACACTCCCCGTGCTGAATGCAGCCCAGAGTGTCATCTTCGTGGCCACCGGGGAAGGCAAGGCAGCTGTGCTGAAGGTAACGGGTGTCAGACGGCAGGGTGGTCACGGCAGGTCAGACGGCAGGGTGGTCACGGCAGGTCAGACGGCAGGGTGGTCATGGCAGGTCAGACGGCAGGGTGGTCACGGAAGGTCAGACGGCAAGGTGGTCACGGGTGTCAGACAGGTGGTCATGGGGTGGGGAAATGAGGAAAGTTTGCAGAGATCACCGGGCCCTGAGTGAGCATTGGGTGTGGCCATGTGTGTCTCTAACCCCTTCTCAGGACAGGATTGCTGGGGTTGATGGCCGCTGGCCTAGTTCCAGACTTAGTtagagaccctgtatcaagggGACACCTCACACACTTAAAGAAAAGATAATAAGGCTGGGCTGCAGATGCGGCTCACTAACTGGCTGAGTGCCTCTGTCCTTCCAGAGGTCACAACCCTCTGTAGCTGTAGTCCCAGGGGTTCAAACGCCGTCCTCCGGCCTCTGTGGGCACGAGGCATGCACACGGTGCGcagacacacaaaatagaaaacaagaatgtgtaattttttttaaagcaagatggcttagtgtgtGAAGGGCTTGTCACCGAGCCTGAGCTCAGACTCCAGCACCACCTGTTGCCCCCATACTGGGAggaccatccttggctacagagcaagttcaaggccagcctgggccgcCTGGGTCCACCTGTTCCAACCAGGGAGCTTTAGAGCCCGTGATGTGCGGGGCAGAGCGCAGAGCAGGACCCCACGGGTGCCTGTCCCCTGTCCGAGCAGATCCCGGGCCGGCCCTGGGTCCGACGCCGGGTCTGAGGCGGTCCGGTCTTCTCCACACAGCGCATCCTGGAGGACAAGGACGGCGCGCTGCCCGCCGCCATGGTGCAGCCGCGCACCGGCGCCCTCTGCTGGTTCCTGGACGAGGCGGCCGCGCGGCTGCTGTCGGTGCCCTTCGAGAAGCACTCCACGCTGTAGCTCGGCGCGGCGGGG contains:
- the Pgls gene encoding 6-phosphogluconolactonase, giving the protein MAAPAPGLISVFSSPQELGASLAQLVAQRAASCLEGSRGRFALGLSGGSLVSMLARDLPAAAAPAGPASLARWTLGFCDERLVPFEHAESTYGLYRTHLLSKLPIPDSQVLTIDPALPVEDAAEDYARKLSQAFQGDAVPVFDLLILGVGPDGHTCSLFPGHPLLQEQEKIVAPISDSPKPPPQRVTLTLPVLNAAQSVIFVATGEGKAAVLKRILEDKDGALPAAMVQPRTGALCWFLDEAAARLLSVPFEKHSTL